The Cryptosporangium minutisporangium nucleotide sequence CCTGAGTACCGGCGGCGATGCCCAGCGCGTAGCCGCGGACCATCCAGCGCCGGTGGGTCGCGACGTCCCGTCGCCGGATCGCCCGGACGCCGAGCACGAGGAACGCGGTCATCGCCACGCCCACCACGACGCGGACGACTGCCAGCGCGTTGCCGTCGGTCTCCGCGCGGCCGGAGAACAGCGTGATCCAGACGCCGGAGAGTGCCGCGACCATCCCGCTCGGGGCGACGATCCGGCCGGACCAGCGGTGCCAGCGGTGCCGGCGTAACCGTGGCGCGAACTGGAGCGCGCCGAGCACCGCGAACAGGGTGACGCTGACGATGTGCACGACGATCGGGATCGGCGCGGCGACGAACCGGGCGTTCTCCGGCGTGACCGCGGGCCCGGAGGCCAGCTCGGTGACCCGGACGGCGCCGGCCACGACCGGGATGAACGCCAGCAGGAGCAGCGCGACCGGGACGAGCCAGTCGGACGTGCGGCGAGGCACAG carries:
- a CDS encoding DUF2306 domain-containing protein; this encodes MPAHPVPRRTSDWLVPVALLLLAFIPVVAGAVRVTELASGPAVTPENARFVAAPIPIVVHIVSVTLFAVLGALQFAPRLRRHRWHRWSGRIVAPSGMVAALSGVWITLFSGRAETDGNALAVVRVVVGVAMTAFLVLGVRAIRRRDVATHRRWMVRGYALGIAAGTQAFTQAPWLLLVGPLDVPSKTVLTTAGWLINIAVAEWVLRRPTPGRARPDQARPDQARPDQARHDPARHDGARPGSARPDHASPVGARPDFTSPDSTSPDGARPDHARSAARPRRPRADVST